The following are encoded in a window of Peromyscus maniculatus bairdii isolate BWxNUB_F1_BW_parent chromosome X, HU_Pman_BW_mat_3.1, whole genome shotgun sequence genomic DNA:
- the LOC143270762 gene encoding melanoma antigen preferentially expressed in tumors-like gives MDAKNPKTLLDLAIQSLLRNESIAIQALEDMPRVFFVPLFIAAFEGGHKNILSEMVKVWPYYCLHIGSLTVQEPQHELLKAMIENLPVCPSKNSASRRPKLRILDLRQDNDCRTICHDVSIKEPFCFHSCAYSDSSILKIEGQHGFVNTESMVQFPRPVELLVDLSLDGSLVEKEFLVLLISKMRESSGSLHICCRDLQVDKLCYSKCTLNFLDLSCVGQLSIDMGSLSDITNVLSQMDHLESLSLSKVTFRSLRGKLFKNFLGHLQRMNTLKEVSFSSFCLTGHLDRVLRVLPPGLNFLYLTFCDLSHRDFRFLAQNPQVSRLKLLNLSNNPMYWDDFEPFQTLLVNLSGTLRHLEMNHCLISDTAISVLIPALIRCTQLRVLCFAFNPITMPMLVTIMNNLTPLKNLKYVIYPIPLHCYELWPFQGCIDRRKLAIVQLRLKVMLALAERPDMNWITYVE, from the exons ATGGATGCAAAGAACCCAAAGACACTGTTGGATCTCGCTATACAGAGTCTGCTGAGAAATGAGTCTATAGCAATCCAAGCTCTGGAGGATATGCCAAGAGTCTTTTTTGTTCCACTGTTCATTGCTGCCTTTGAGGGTGGCCATAAGAATATATTGAGTGAGATGGTGAAAGTGTGGCCCTATTACTGTCTCCATATTGGGTCATTAACTGTACAGGAGCCTCAACATGAACTCCTGAAAGCCATGATTGAGAATCTTCCAGTGTGTCCTTCAAAGAACTCTGCTTCTAG GAGACCGAAACTGAGGATCCTAGATTTAAGGCAAGACAATGACTGTAGGACCATATGCCATGATGTCAGCATCAAGGaacctttctgttttcattcttgtGCTTATTCTGACAGCTCTATCCTGAAAATAGAAGGGCAGCATGGTTTTGTAAATACAGAGTCCATGGTTCAGTTCCCCAGGCCTGTCGAATTACTAGTGGATCTTTCCCTAGATGGCTCCTTAGTGGAAAAGGAATTTTTAGTTTTGCTTATAAGTAAAATGAGGGAGAGTTCAGGGTCTTTGCACATATGCTGTCGAGATTTGCAAGTTGATAAACTGTGTTACAGCAAATGCACCCTGAATTTTCTTGATCTCAGCTGTGTTGGTCAGTTGTCAATTGATATGGGTTCACTGAGTGACATCACCAATGTCCTGTCTCAGATGGACCACCTAGAGAGCCTCAGTCTGTCTAAAGTCACTTTTAGATCTCTGCGTGGgaaactctttaaaaatttccTAGGTCACTTGCAACGTATGAACACCCTTAAAGAAGtcagcttctcttcattctgtcTCACAGGTCATCTGGACAGAGTGCTCAG AGTCCTGCCACCTGGTCTGAATTTCTTGTATCTGACATTCTGTGATCTTTCGCACAGAGACTTCAGATTTCTGGCCCAGAACCCTCAGGTCTCCCGCCTAAAGCTGCTGAATCTTAGCAACAACCCAATGTATTGGGATGATTTTGAGCCTTTTCAAACTCTTCTGGTAAATCTCTCTGGTACTCTTCGGCATCTAGAGATGAATCATTGCCTTATAAGTGATACTGCAATCTCTGTCCTTATCCCTGCCCTGATTCGTTGTACTCAACTCCGTGTCCTGTGCTTTGCTTTTAACCCCATCACAATGCCTATGCTTGTGACTATCATGAATAATTTAACACCCTTGAAGAATCTAAAATATGTGATTTATCCCATCCCTCTACATTGCTATGAACTGTGGCCTTTTCAGGGCTGTATAGACCGAAGGAAGCTTGCTATTGTACAACTACGGTTGAAGGTGATGTTAGCACTTGCAGAGAGGCCTGACATGAACTGGATCACTTATGTAGAGTAA